The Gemmatimonadaceae bacterium genome contains a region encoding:
- a CDS encoding hemerythrin family protein — MQWNDSFATGVPQIDDQHKSLFRAVAALSAAIEQHEGSTEYLRLLGYLDRYCRDHFVFEEGCMERHRCPAAQVNKQQHAGLLQLLGEHRRFHAQHGYDQHDAQLLLTSLQHWLLNHIVRVDRTLRLCVKSSSS; from the coding sequence ATGCAGTGGAATGACTCCTTCGCGACTGGCGTCCCGCAGATCGATGACCAGCACAAATCGCTCTTCAGGGCGGTGGCGGCGCTGTCCGCCGCCATCGAGCAGCACGAGGGGTCGACGGAGTACCTGCGCCTGCTTGGATATCTCGACCGGTATTGCCGCGATCACTTCGTGTTCGAGGAAGGGTGCATGGAGCGGCATCGGTGCCCGGCAGCCCAGGTCAACAAGCAGCAACATGCGGGGCTTCTGCAACTCCTGGGCGAACACCGACGGTTTCACGCCCAGCACGGCTACGACCAGCACGACGCGCAGCTGCTGCTGACCTCCCTGCAGCACTGGCTCCTCAATCACATCGTACGCGTGGACCGCACGCTGCGGCTGTGCGTCAAGTCGTCGTCCAGCTGA